From Nocardia sp. XZ_19_385, the proteins below share one genomic window:
- a CDS encoding FMN-dependent NADH-azoreductase, giving the protein MTALLHLDASARRNSLSRELGSAFAEAWRGEHPEGDYRYRDLAADPIPFIDEAWAELCDRVLANGATDLDRLADLAETPAQRAAWAVVEPLLAEVRAADVVLIGAPMYNYSIPASLKAWLDQITFPRMSLAPTRFVVASARGGAYSPGAPKERFDYQERYLRDFFAGHFAVEDTVFLNAELANSRQDPHLAHLRAQHDDSYQAALAAARRLGKEY; this is encoded by the coding sequence ATGACCGCCCTGCTGCACCTCGACGCCAGCGCCCGCCGCAATTCCCTCAGCCGCGAACTCGGTTCCGCGTTCGCCGAAGCCTGGCGAGGTGAACACCCGGAGGGCGACTACCGCTACCGGGACCTCGCGGCCGACCCGATTCCGTTCATCGACGAGGCCTGGGCGGAACTCTGCGATCGCGTATTGGCCAACGGCGCAACGGATCTCGATCGACTGGCGGATCTGGCCGAGACCCCGGCGCAGCGCGCCGCCTGGGCCGTCGTCGAGCCACTGCTCGCCGAGGTCCGCGCCGCCGACGTAGTCCTGATCGGCGCCCCGATGTACAACTACTCGATCCCCGCGAGCCTCAAGGCCTGGCTGGACCAGATCACGTTCCCGCGAATGTCGCTGGCCCCCACCCGTTTCGTGGTCGCGTCGGCCCGCGGCGGCGCCTACTCGCCGGGTGCGCCGAAGGAACGCTTCGACTACCAGGAGCGCTACCTGCGCGACTTCTTCGCGGGTCACTTCGCCGTCGAGGACACGGTGTTCCTCAACGCCGAACTGGCCAACTCGCGCCAGGATCCGCACCTCGCGCACCTGCGTGCCCAGCACGACGATTCCTATCAGGCGGCGCTGGCGGCGGCTCGGCGGCTGGGCAAGGAGTACTGA
- a CDS encoding multidrug efflux SMR transporter — MSWVVLGFAGLVEIIWSQSIKPTENFTKPLPTLVCFVLGALAVYLLSRAMQTLPVGTAYAVFTGIGALGAIGLGVLVHRDPLSAGRMLSLALILGGIVLARVTNPE, encoded by the coding sequence ATGAGCTGGGTCGTCCTCGGTTTCGCCGGACTGGTGGAGATCATCTGGTCGCAGAGCATCAAACCGACCGAGAACTTCACCAAGCCGCTGCCCACGCTGGTCTGCTTCGTGCTGGGCGCGCTCGCGGTGTATCTGCTCTCGCGGGCCATGCAGACGCTGCCGGTCGGCACCGCCTACGCCGTCTTCACCGGTATCGGCGCGCTCGGCGCCATCGGGCTCGGTGTGCTGGTGCACCGGGATCCGCTCAGCGCGGGCCGAATGCTTTCCCTCGCACTGATTCTCGGCGGCATTGTGCTGGCCCGGGTCACCAACCCCGAGTGA
- a CDS encoding SRPBCC domain-containing protein, which translates to MDQPVRIPDLSDRPHQLTVERVMAASPGLLYAALTQGFDIWFAAPGSVLMKPAVNEPFFFETEFEGKRSPHYGRFLRLQPERLVEFTWVTGADGTEGAETVVNIEFVHQPRGIRLRLRHSGFPNEKARDRHRAAWPLVLEQLDRRTGLTV; encoded by the coding sequence ATGGATCAGCCAGTTCGGATACCGGATCTGTCCGACCGACCGCACCAGCTCACCGTCGAACGGGTGATGGCAGCGTCCCCGGGTCTGCTGTACGCGGCCCTGACGCAAGGCTTCGACATCTGGTTCGCCGCGCCGGGCTCGGTGCTGATGAAACCCGCGGTGAACGAGCCGTTCTTCTTCGAAACCGAATTCGAGGGCAAACGCAGCCCGCACTATGGCCGGTTTCTACGGTTGCAACCGGAACGGCTGGTGGAATTCACCTGGGTTACCGGGGCGGACGGCACCGAGGGCGCCGAAACCGTGGTCAACATCGAGTTCGTGCATCAGCCGCGCGGTATCCGACTTCGCTTGCGGCACTCGGGTTTTCCGAATGAGAAGGCACGCGATCGGCATCGCGCCGCCTGGCCGTTGGTACTCGAACAGCTCGATCGTCGTACCGGCCTCACAGTCTGA
- a CDS encoding OsmC family peroxiredoxin, with the protein MPTRTARTAWTGGLQDGSGQVDLASSGVGKFDVSFPKRSAEDADGTTSPEELIAAAHSSCFAMALSAQIGNAGGTPESLDVTADVTLGPDPAGGFRINAIKLTVRGRVSGLDAAGFAAAAAAAKAGCPVSKALAGVDNISLDAALA; encoded by the coding sequence ATGCCAACACGTACCGCGCGCACCGCCTGGACCGGCGGGCTGCAGGACGGCTCCGGGCAGGTCGACCTGGCCAGCTCCGGCGTCGGCAAGTTCGACGTGTCGTTCCCGAAGCGTTCGGCCGAGGACGCCGACGGCACGACCAGCCCGGAGGAGCTCATCGCCGCCGCGCATTCGTCGTGCTTCGCGATGGCGCTCTCGGCGCAGATCGGCAACGCGGGCGGCACCCCGGAGAGCCTGGACGTGACCGCCGATGTCACCCTGGGCCCGGACCCGGCCGGTGGCTTCCGGATCAACGCCATCAAGCTGACGGTGCGCGGCCGGGTGTCGGGTCTGGACGCTGCCGGTTTCGCCGCCGCCGCGGCCGCCGCCAAGGCGGGCTGCCCGGTGAGCAAGGCCTTGGCGGGCGTGGACAACATCTCGCTCGACGCCGCTCTCGCGTAA